TTTAAACTGTAGTAAATTGCTAATTATACCACTTAAATAGGAATGAGGAAATTATGCGCTTTCTCCCCCATGTTACCGTTGCTACTATTGTTGAAGATCAAGGGCGCTTTTTAATGGTAGAAGAAATCAAAAATAATCGCAAAGTTTTAAACCAACCAGCAGGGCACCTTGAAAGAAACGAAACACTATTGGCAGCAGCATTGCGTGAAACATTGGAAGAAACTGCATGGGATGTAGAGTTAACAGGCGTTATCGGCATTTACCTATTCACAGGGGATAACGGTATTAGTTATCAACGAATTTGCTTTGCTGCTAATCCTATTAAACATCATCCTGACAAACCTTTAGATGATGGTATTATAAATGCCGTTTGGCTAACTCGTGATGAGTTAATAACAAAACGTGACCATTGGCGTAATCCCATGATCTTAAATTGCATTGATGACTACTTAGCAGGACATATTTATCCATTAAGCGTTATTCGTGACTAATTTTCTGTTAAAATGAGTCTCTTTAATCGATTATCTAAATTATTTATGAAGTTTGATCCAGCTAACACTCGTGTTATCGTCGGCATGTCTGGCGGTGTAGACTCATCGGTTTCCGCATTGCTCCTTCAACAACAAGGCTTCCAAGTAGAAGGCCTATTTATGAAGAACTGGGAAG
This portion of the Entomomonas sp. E2T0 genome encodes:
- a CDS encoding NUDIX hydrolase, whose protein sequence is MRFLPHVTVATIVEDQGRFLMVEEIKNNRKVLNQPAGHLERNETLLAAALRETLEETAWDVELTGVIGIYLFTGDNGISYQRICFAANPIKHHPDKPLDDGIINAVWLTRDELITKRDHWRNPMILNCIDDYLAGHIYPLSVIRD